The DNA segment GCCATTTTATCTGTGACCGGGGGAGATACGGATTCTATTATGCCAATCTTTCTGACCGGCCCAGGAAAGGGGTGATCGACAATCAATCGACGGCGCCTGACCAGGCGGTAAACGGAGCATTGGCAGCGCTTGACCGCATCAGTGAGCAGCACGGGGCTCAGGCTGTGGCTGCGGTGGGTTCCGGACGCAGCAGCCTGGAAACATTGTTTGCCTTAAAATCGCTTTGCATGGAAAAAGGCTGGCAGGGGCCGGTTTACTGGCCGGACAGGCGGCACGGCCGAGTGGTCAAAACCGCGGTGTTCGGATTAAAGCCGCACCTGGCCGTATCCATGCAGGAGATTGAAGCGTCTGATTGTATTGTGGCGGTTGGCACGGATGTGTTGACCGAAGCCCCCATGCTTGCCCTTTCCATGCGGCAGGCAGCCCGAAAGGGGGCTTTTGTGGCGGCCCTGGACCCCCGGCCCCTGGACTGGCCGCTTCAATTTACACATATCCCGACCCGGCCGCAGGAAATGGCATTATTTGTAGCCCGTTTAAAGGAGCTGCTGACAGGCGGCCCGGGCGACAATGATTCATTGGTTTTGTCCGAATCGGCAGAGCGGGCCTTGGAAAAGGCGGCGGATGCGCTTTCAAAAAGCGAGAAACCGGTTATCATCTGCGGGACGGAGCTTACTATCCCGCGGGTGATTCAAGCATGCACTGAAATGGCCGAAGATCTTTATCAGTCGGGCAGACCGGCCGGGGTTTTCAATGTGATGCCCCGCTCAAACAGCTATGGGGCCGCGCTTCTGGATGAAGGCGGCAAAAGCCTGGAGGAATTGATTGAAAGCATTGAGGCCGGCCAGATAAAAGCACTGGTGGCGGTGGAAAGCGATATATGGGACCGCTTCTATGACAGGCTGCGCCTGTCCGCCGCCCTGGACCGCCTTGAATTGTTTGTGGCGCTTGATCATCTCAATTCGGATTTGTTTCAGCGGGCCCATATCCGTATTCCCACCCAATCCATTTACGAAGCCGGCGGCATCTACATCAACCCGGAGGGCCGGGTGCAGAAGACGAATCCCGCCCATGCCGGCGGCATCCCTGTTGCCATGACAGGCGGCGGCGATCATCCGCCGCGCACCTTTGAACCGGATATTCCGGGCGGTGATGTGCCGGCGGCCTGGCGGGTGCTGAGAATATGGCAGGGGCTTTTGGCGCCGGGTTCCCGGGAGGATCTGATCCGGGAGATGGGCAATGCGGAACCCGCTTTGGCGGATATTCAGGAAACCGGCAGCCGGCTTTTTTCCGGCCGGCAGATGCCTGTGACCGAAACGGCGTCTGGAGATATGGAAACAGGGGGCCAAACCGATTCGGCATAT comes from the Desulfobacterales bacterium genome and includes:
- the nuoG gene encoding NADH-quinone oxidoreductase subunit NuoG — protein: MPKLTIDNREIEVPEGTKIIDAAEQLGIMIPRFCYHPALGSVGACRVCAVKIENAGRLSGIQMSCMIDCLDGMKVSTDDPEAVDFRRYVIEWLMLNHPHDCPVCDEGGHCLLQDLTVAGGHSIRRFNGEKRTYPDQYLGPLIRHEMNRCIQCYRCSRFYQEYAGYRDLGAMGVASRVYFGRFTDGILESPFAGNLIDICPTGVYTDKPSRYTGRRWDFERTPGICIHCSLGCHITVSARYRAIVRHEARFNESVNGHFICDRGRYGFYYANLSDRPRKGVIDNQSTAPDQAVNGALAALDRISEQHGAQAVAAVGSGRSSLETLFALKSLCMEKGWQGPVYWPDRRHGRVVKTAVFGLKPHLAVSMQEIEASDCIVAVGTDVLTEAPMLALSMRQAARKGAFVAALDPRPLDWPLQFTHIPTRPQEMALFVARLKELLTGGPGDNDSLVLSESAERALEKAADALSKSEKPVIICGTELTIPRVIQACTEMAEDLYQSGRPAGVFNVMPRSNSYGAALLDEGGKSLEELIESIEAGQIKALVAVESDIWDRFYDRLRLSAALDRLELFVALDHLNSDLFQRAHIRIPTQSIYEAGGIYINPEGRVQKTNPAHAGGIPVAMTGGGDHPPRTFEPDIPGGDVPAAWRVLRIWQGLLAPGSREDLIREMGNAEPALADIQETGSRLFSGRQMPVTETASGDMETGGQTDSAYTLHMVASLFGDEPLSNLSACLQPLEKSSEIWMSEKDAHDLGFAEGVSVLVELKYESVAASVRVAAGIPSGVMTMPRVKPLFWQQLDNAASVRLTKDNIKVTGKS